One region of Deltaproteobacteria bacterium genomic DNA includes:
- the asd gene encoding aspartate-semialdehyde dehydrogenase, with amino-acid sequence MKKQVAVVGATGIAGQQFLIALRNHPWFEVKALAASERSAGKSYGEAIRDPKTGARRWWCQEEPPKEALSLPVSEASALNLNGIDLVFSAVESEPARELEPLYAKTTPVVSTASAFRYEQDVPIFIPGVNLDHARLIDVQKKNRGWKGFIATQPNCTTIGLAITLKPLFDNFGIKKVLMTSMQGVSGAGRSPGVVALDMLDNIIPFISGEEEKVEKETHKILGTLGEGAIRPADFLVSATCTRAAVLEGHTEAVWASMANPCSVDDARAAMIEFGREFVKLALPSSPQHMIIVHDDPFRPQPRLDRDAEDGMATSVGRLRKDSALENSVKYMLVSHNTKMGAAKGAVLMAEYLYQKNYI; translated from the coding sequence ATGAAAAAGCAAGTTGCTGTTGTTGGTGCCACAGGAATTGCGGGACAGCAATTTTTGATTGCCCTGCGTAATCACCCGTGGTTTGAAGTAAAAGCGTTGGCTGCTTCTGAACGTTCAGCCGGAAAAAGCTATGGCGAAGCCATCCGGGATCCAAAGACTGGTGCGCGCCGATGGTGGTGTCAAGAAGAACCTCCGAAGGAAGCCTTGTCACTTCCGGTCTCTGAAGCCTCGGCGTTAAATCTAAACGGAATCGATCTCGTCTTCTCAGCGGTTGAATCGGAACCGGCCCGAGAGCTAGAACCGCTCTATGCCAAGACGACACCGGTTGTCAGTACAGCCTCAGCCTTCCGCTATGAGCAAGATGTACCGATTTTTATTCCAGGCGTGAATCTCGATCACGCTCGTTTAATCGACGTACAGAAAAAGAATCGCGGCTGGAAAGGGTTCATTGCCACGCAACCGAACTGCACGACGATTGGTCTGGCAATCACGCTCAAACCATTGTTCGATAATTTTGGCATCAAGAAAGTCCTGATGACCTCAATGCAGGGCGTATCAGGAGCTGGTCGCTCACCTGGCGTGGTCGCGCTCGATATGCTCGATAACATCATTCCCTTCATTTCTGGTGAAGAAGAAAAGGTCGAGAAAGAAACCCACAAGATTCTCGGCACGCTCGGCGAAGGCGCTATCCGACCGGCTGATTTTCTTGTCAGCGCCACGTGCACGCGTGCAGCGGTTTTAGAAGGTCATACCGAAGCTGTGTGGGCCTCAATGGCAAATCCCTGTTCAGTTGACGACGCACGTGCGGCAATGATTGAGTTCGGTAGGGAATTCGTCAAGCTTGCGCTTCCCTCATCGCCACAACACATGATCATCGTGCATGACGATCCGTTCCGCCCACAGCCGCGACTTGATCGCGATGCTGAAGATGGCATGGCAACATCGGTCGGGCGTCTGCGCAAAGACAGCGCTTTAGAGAACTCAGTCAAATATATGCTGGTCAGTCACAACACCAAGATGGGCGCAGCCAAAGGCGCGGTGTTGATGGCGGAGTATCTGTATCAGAAGAACTATATCTAA
- a CDS encoding acyl dehydratase — protein MFLAVLPLTSSREPIIFFARQGARMAVEYFEDFEIGAEYKTPSRTITETDIVSFVNLFGFHEPLFIDMEFVKNNSMFGSRIAPGSFTFGLCEGLTIQSGLVKGGMALLGVEEMKIPAPLRCGDTVHVKVKVLAKRETSKPDRGIVTSEQQVINQKGEVLLQYTVNRMIRRRSKA, from the coding sequence ATGTTCCTAGCGGTCCTCCCGTTGACTTCATCAAGAGAACCCATAATCTTTTTCGCACGACAAGGAGCACGTATGGCTGTTGAGTATTTTGAGGACTTTGAGATTGGTGCAGAATATAAGACGCCTTCACGAACGATCACAGAAACTGACATTGTTTCTTTTGTGAACCTGTTTGGTTTCCATGAGCCGTTGTTCATTGATATGGAGTTCGTGAAGAACAACAGCATGTTTGGCAGCCGTATCGCGCCGGGGTCTTTCACCTTTGGCTTATGTGAGGGCCTGACGATTCAATCTGGCTTGGTCAAAGGTGGCATGGCGCTTCTTGGTGTCGAGGAAATGAAAATTCCTGCGCCCTTACGCTGTGGCGATACCGTGCATGTGAAGGTCAAAGTGCTGGCGAAGCGTGAGACCTCGAAGCCGGATCGTGGTATTGTCACCTCTGAACAACAAGTGATTAATCAAAAGGGTGAAGTGTTGTTGCAGTACACTGTCAACCGCATGATTCGGCGGAGGTCGAAGGCGTAG
- a CDS encoding FAD-binding protein yields the protein MDSTLISRFADIVGPENVVSHKTNLSVYDCDGYTLEKSLPEVVVLPHSTEQVAAIVKLLHKEKVSFVPRGAGTGLSGGCLPIDAPVMIGTSRMNKILHIDVRNRYVVAQAGVVNLWVSNAVKNAGFQYAPDPSSQQACTIGGNVAENSGGPHTLKYGVTTNHVLGMELVLPDGEIVTIGGMAEDMPGYDLRGITIGAEGTFGIVTQATLRLTRQPQSYRTFLAVYESVHDSTQTVSDIIAAGIVPAAIEMMDNLIIQAVEEAFHFGFPTDAGAVLIIELDGLAAGLDPQTTRIMELCKRNRAREVRVARDEAERTALWKSRKRAFGAVGRLAPNYCTQDGVVPRTKVPDILRTITSVAEKYQLRIANVFHAGDGNIHPILLYDERNADETERVVKAGQEILKACVDLGGSLTGEHGIGIEKMGQMPLIFSPEDLLLMSRIRSVFNPDSRCNPNKIIPMPHGCIDVRMPRRQVPL from the coding sequence ATGGACTCAACTCTCATTTCTCGCTTCGCCGACATCGTCGGCCCAGAAAACGTTGTTTCTCACAAGACGAATCTTTCAGTCTACGACTGCGACGGCTATACACTAGAAAAGTCGCTGCCTGAAGTCGTGGTCTTACCGCACTCAACCGAACAAGTCGCTGCTATCGTCAAATTACTCCACAAAGAAAAAGTTTCCTTTGTTCCACGTGGGGCTGGTACGGGCTTGAGTGGCGGATGCTTACCCATTGATGCTCCAGTCATGATCGGCACCAGCCGCATGAACAAAATTTTGCACATCGATGTGCGCAATCGTTACGTCGTCGCGCAAGCTGGGGTCGTCAATCTCTGGGTGAGCAACGCGGTGAAAAACGCGGGATTTCAATACGCGCCTGACCCATCGAGTCAACAAGCCTGCACGATTGGTGGCAATGTCGCAGAAAATTCTGGCGGCCCTCATACCTTGAAGTACGGCGTGACGACCAATCATGTGCTTGGTATGGAACTGGTTCTGCCAGATGGTGAGATTGTGACCATCGGCGGTATGGCTGAGGATATGCCTGGGTATGATTTGCGTGGCATCACTATCGGTGCAGAAGGAACCTTTGGCATCGTTACTCAGGCAACACTTCGTCTGACTCGCCAGCCACAATCCTATCGTACGTTCCTGGCTGTGTACGAATCGGTTCATGATTCGACACAGACGGTATCTGACATCATAGCGGCAGGGATTGTTCCCGCTGCCATCGAGATGATGGACAACTTAATTATTCAAGCAGTCGAAGAGGCGTTTCACTTTGGCTTTCCCACTGATGCTGGGGCAGTGCTCATTATTGAACTCGACGGTTTAGCAGCCGGGCTTGATCCGCAGACCACACGCATCATGGAACTGTGTAAACGCAATCGTGCGCGTGAGGTTCGTGTGGCGCGTGATGAAGCTGAGCGCACGGCGCTGTGGAAAAGTCGTAAGCGTGCCTTTGGGGCAGTCGGACGTTTAGCCCCGAACTATTGCACCCAAGATGGCGTAGTACCGCGCACGAAGGTGCCGGATATTCTGCGAACCATCACATCAGTGGCCGAGAAGTATCAATTACGTATCGCTAACGTCTTTCATGCGGGCGACGGGAATATCCATCCTATTCTGTTGTACGACGAGCGCAATGCTGACGAAACTGAACGCGTAGTGAAAGCCGGGCAAGAAATTCTGAAAGCATGTGTGGACCTGGGCGGAAGTCTGACCGGTGAACACGGCATTGGTATAGAGAAAATGGGACAAATGCCGTTAATCTTCAGCCCAGAAGATTTGCTGCTCATGAGTCGAATCCGCTCGGTGTTTAACCCGGATAGCCGTTGTAATCCAAACAAGATTATTCCCATGCCGCACGGTTGTATCGATGTGCGCATGCCCCGACGGCAAGTACCTCTTTAG
- a CDS encoding FAD-binding oxidoreductase, which yields MDNREHFIIDGKKPQQILFPESIEQIAETLRTASTDKTTVTPVGEGGFLHIGALPRRYEIALSLQKLSRVVDYQPTDMTVTAEAGMSLARLQQLLGENGQWLPLDPPCPERVTIGGLIAANLSGPSRLSQGTVRDFLLGLRVVMADGTIVKGGGRVVKNVAGYDVPKMYCGSFGTLGVIVEATFKVRPYPERQMLCACRFPSAEGAMDKVLDLLATELQPFFVELTNFDPSTNGNGKADPAYLFVAFAGLEEEVTYQAARLRELLGEHAGALQELTEGQDQLVANALRDFPLAGNAALRCKASVLPTEVAGFYKKAEEEAGLRGLSLQLLSHAGSGIIYGCVPRTEETTQEKVLSFVDWLRILAKQQRGSLIIEDIDPELKDRVDVWGHVGNSFPLMKRLKEMLDPQGILNPGRFVGGI from the coding sequence TTGGACAATCGTGAACATTTCATCATTGATGGAAAGAAGCCGCAACAAATACTTTTTCCTGAATCCATTGAACAGATTGCGGAAACACTACGGACCGCTTCAACAGATAAGACGACAGTGACGCCAGTCGGTGAAGGTGGATTTTTGCATATTGGTGCGTTACCACGCCGTTATGAAATCGCGCTATCATTACAGAAGCTCAGTCGAGTTGTGGATTACCAGCCCACGGACATGACGGTCACGGCCGAAGCTGGAATGTCACTTGCCCGCTTGCAACAACTTCTCGGTGAGAATGGACAATGGTTGCCACTCGATCCGCCTTGCCCTGAACGCGTGACGATTGGCGGGCTGATCGCGGCAAATCTCAGTGGCCCATCGCGGTTATCGCAAGGGACAGTGCGCGATTTTCTCCTTGGCCTGCGTGTTGTTATGGCCGATGGCACGATTGTAAAAGGTGGTGGCCGAGTCGTGAAGAACGTTGCTGGATATGACGTGCCGAAGATGTACTGTGGCTCGTTTGGAACACTGGGGGTGATTGTCGAAGCAACATTCAAAGTTCGCCCTTATCCAGAGCGGCAAATGCTTTGTGCTTGTCGCTTTCCTTCTGCCGAAGGAGCCATGGACAAAGTCCTGGATTTGCTGGCGACCGAACTGCAGCCTTTCTTTGTTGAACTGACGAACTTTGATCCTAGTACGAACGGAAACGGAAAGGCCGATCCCGCGTATCTATTTGTTGCCTTCGCTGGTCTTGAGGAAGAAGTGACATATCAAGCGGCACGATTACGCGAGTTACTCGGTGAGCATGCAGGTGCATTGCAAGAATTGACTGAAGGACAAGACCAATTGGTCGCCAACGCCTTACGCGATTTTCCCCTTGCCGGTAACGCCGCTCTTCGCTGTAAAGCTAGCGTCTTGCCCACAGAGGTCGCCGGTTTCTACAAAAAGGCCGAAGAGGAAGCTGGTTTACGTGGACTCTCACTACAACTCTTGTCTCATGCAGGTAGCGGTATCATCTACGGTTGTGTCCCGCGCACGGAAGAGACCACCCAAGAGAAGGTCCTCTCATTCGTTGATTGGCTGCGTATTCTCGCTAAGCAACAGAGAGGATCGCTCATCATCGAGGACATTGATCCAGAGCTAAAGGATCGTGTGGACGTATGGGGACATGTCGGCAATTCGTTCCCACTAATGAAGCGGTTAAAAGAAATGCTCGATCCGCAAGGGATTCTCAATCCGGGGAGATTTGTGGGGGGAATATAA
- a CDS encoding 4Fe-4S dicluster domain-containing protein produces the protein MTQTNFVNPEKFFDCVHCGLCLSFCPTYSELGTEMDSPRGRIVTMRGLHEGRLELNAETVRHLDTCLGCRACETACPSGVHYGELIEGVRPYIEEHYQRPFFDRFKRKAINLLFPNPLGARVFAFMLKTGAALGFGKLARSQNVPKQLRYWFSLLPEPGTVSSVTLQERYPAIGEKRYTVALLSGCVMPTMFGATNQATVKVLQHNGCEVLVPKAQGCCGALLLHNGDKPNALSLARRNIEVFSKLNIDALIINAAGCGAMMKEYGELFKDDPIYRERALQLSAKMKDVSEFLGSIPLIAPNREVRAKVIYHDACHLAHGQSVRQQPRDLLKAIPGLQISELNESDWCCGSAGTYNLTEPELATRLLERKVNNITATNAELVVAGNPGCLMQIRAGLQQRGLSIKAIHTVDLLAEAYGERNP, from the coding sequence ATGACTCAAACCAACTTTGTTAATCCAGAAAAATTCTTCGATTGTGTTCACTGCGGCTTGTGTTTGTCGTTTTGTCCCACTTACTCAGAGCTTGGGACGGAAATGGACTCCCCACGTGGCCGTATTGTCACCATGCGTGGGCTGCACGAAGGGCGGCTTGAGCTGAATGCTGAAACCGTGCGCCATCTTGATACGTGCCTTGGTTGCCGTGCGTGTGAAACCGCTTGCCCCTCTGGGGTGCATTACGGCGAACTGATCGAAGGCGTTCGTCCTTATATTGAAGAACACTACCAGCGTCCGTTCTTTGATCGCTTCAAACGCAAAGCAATCAACCTGCTGTTCCCCAATCCGCTTGGGGCACGCGTGTTTGCCTTTATGCTCAAAACCGGTGCGGCATTAGGATTCGGCAAACTCGCACGTTCACAGAATGTTCCGAAGCAGCTTCGGTATTGGTTCAGCTTACTGCCAGAACCAGGGACCGTTTCTTCTGTTACCCTGCAAGAACGCTACCCTGCCATTGGTGAAAAACGTTACACCGTTGCACTTCTCTCAGGTTGTGTGATGCCGACTATGTTTGGTGCTACCAATCAAGCAACGGTCAAAGTGCTGCAGCATAACGGGTGTGAAGTGTTGGTGCCGAAAGCACAAGGCTGTTGCGGCGCGTTGTTGTTGCACAACGGTGACAAGCCCAATGCCCTCTCCTTGGCACGTCGGAATATCGAGGTATTCAGCAAACTGAATATCGATGCGTTGATTATCAATGCGGCTGGCTGCGGCGCGATGATGAAGGAGTATGGAGAACTATTCAAAGACGATCCTATCTATCGTGAACGTGCGCTGCAGCTCTCTGCCAAGATGAAAGACGTCAGCGAGTTTCTTGGCAGCATTCCCCTTATCGCCCCGAATCGTGAGGTGCGCGCTAAGGTCATTTATCATGATGCCTGCCATCTCGCGCATGGACAGAGCGTTCGTCAGCAACCACGCGACCTGCTCAAAGCCATTCCTGGGCTGCAGATTTCCGAACTGAACGAATCCGACTGGTGTTGCGGCAGTGCCGGGACGTACAACCTCACCGAACCTGAATTGGCGACTCGCTTGCTGGAACGCAAAGTCAACAACATTACCGCGACAAACGCAGAACTGGTTGTTGCCGGAAATCCTGGTTGTCTCATGCAAATCCGTGCAGGACTGCAGCAACGTGGATTATCGATCAAGGCGATACATACGGTCGATTTGCTGGCAGAGGCGTATGGGGAACGTAATCCGTAA
- a CDS encoding site-2 protease family protein has protein sequence MEAVVPSLQMLQKVVLLALPILVAVVLHELAHGYVAYRLGDPTAAQAGRLTLNPIAHVDPFGTVILPLILLVTGAPFLFGYAKPVPVNFMNLYKPRRDMVLVALAGPLTNLILAALAAMVLKFILVTTIMKGGVPPDSTKLLLQLIHTTLLINVSLAVFNMLPVPPLDGGRVATGLLPRAPALALARLEPYGMLIILLLMTSGALDRILRPMKAFLIGSLL, from the coding sequence ATGGAAGCAGTTGTACCATCGCTGCAAATGCTGCAAAAAGTTGTCTTGTTGGCGCTTCCCATTCTTGTCGCGGTTGTCCTGCATGAACTTGCACATGGCTATGTCGCCTATCGTCTCGGCGATCCGACTGCTGCACAAGCTGGTCGGCTCACGCTTAATCCAATAGCGCATGTTGATCCGTTTGGCACGGTCATCTTGCCGTTGATCTTACTCGTGACAGGTGCACCGTTCTTGTTTGGCTATGCCAAGCCGGTGCCAGTGAATTTTATGAATCTCTACAAGCCGCGACGTGACATGGTGTTGGTTGCGCTGGCTGGGCCACTGACAAATCTCATCCTTGCTGCCCTCGCGGCAATGGTTCTGAAGTTCATTCTCGTGACAACCATAATGAAGGGAGGGGTTCCCCCTGACAGTACGAAGTTGCTCTTGCAACTTATTCATACCACTTTGTTGATCAATGTCAGTCTTGCGGTTTTTAACATGCTGCCTGTCCCGCCGCTTGATGGCGGGCGTGTCGCAACTGGGCTTCTGCCGCGGGCTCCCGCGTTAGCACTCGCGCGCCTTGAGCCCTATGGTATGTTGATTATCTTGCTACTCATGACCTCCGGAGCACTGGATCGCATCTTGCGACCGATGAAAGCTTTTCTTATCGGCTCCTTGTTATGA
- a CDS encoding segregation/condensation protein A: MLYRVKLDVFEGPLDLLLHLVKKNEVDPSDIPVAIITDQYLAYMELLQQLDLDIAGEYLVMAATLVHLKSRMLLPADENPEEDEGEDPRADLARQLLEYQRFKEAAEMLTHRDQLDRDVFSRLPVREEGETESDLIYDVSLGDLLDALQDVLKRAAPEVVHEVILEHISLRERIVAILDTLRERSEMLFTEAFPAECTRLQILTTFLALLELVRTRMVSVKQEERFGPITMSLAVSTDAPLPESLEHL, translated from the coding sequence ATGTTGTACCGTGTCAAACTCGATGTTTTTGAAGGGCCGCTTGACCTCCTTTTACATCTCGTGAAGAAAAACGAGGTCGACCCTTCAGACATTCCTGTTGCGATCATTACCGACCAATACCTGGCCTACATGGAGTTGCTCCAACAGCTTGATCTGGACATCGCAGGTGAGTACCTGGTGATGGCAGCGACCCTGGTACACCTCAAATCTCGCATGTTGTTGCCGGCTGATGAAAACCCAGAGGAAGACGAAGGGGAAGATCCCCGCGCGGACCTTGCCCGGCAGTTGTTAGAGTATCAGCGTTTCAAAGAGGCCGCCGAAATGCTGACCCATCGAGATCAGCTTGATCGCGACGTTTTCTCCCGTTTACCCGTCCGGGAGGAGGGGGAAACTGAGAGTGACCTTATTTATGATGTCTCGTTAGGTGACTTGCTTGACGCATTACAGGATGTGCTCAAACGTGCCGCGCCGGAGGTCGTCCATGAGGTTATTCTTGAACACATCTCCTTACGTGAACGCATTGTTGCGATTTTAGACACCCTCCGTGAACGTAGCGAAATGTTGTTTACTGAAGCCTTTCCTGCGGAGTGTACCCGCCTGCAAATCTTGACAACCTTCTTGGCGTTACTTGAACTGGTGCGGACTCGTATGGTCAGTGTCAAACAAGAAGAACGATTTGGCCCAATTACCATGTCGCTGGCTGTGAGCACGGATGCGCCGCTGCCAGAGTCGTTGGAGCATTTATGA
- the scpB gene encoding SMC-Scp complex subunit ScpB has translation MNPSEIKAIIESILFAAGTPVPLRRLAEVIGVTQAEVKTVMAPLLQEYAAAERGIRLAEVAGGYQFRTAAEYADYVKKFVQEKPSKLSRAALETLAIIAYRQPLTKAEVELVRGVDVDGVLNSLLTKKLIRVVGRKDVAGRPWVYGTTPQFLELFGLNDLSSLPPLPAIHEPTLNPFSEQDASRTFTENSEPSGDLLTPDSGDIDSIGTSAGEWRNGHASGDDSGPTA, from the coding sequence ATGAATCCATCCGAGATCAAAGCGATTATTGAGAGCATCTTGTTCGCTGCCGGGACCCCAGTGCCACTTCGCCGGTTAGCAGAAGTTATCGGTGTGACCCAGGCCGAAGTGAAAACAGTCATGGCGCCTTTACTGCAAGAGTATGCTGCCGCCGAACGTGGGATTCGCCTCGCTGAAGTTGCTGGCGGTTATCAATTTCGTACAGCTGCAGAGTATGCAGATTACGTCAAGAAGTTCGTGCAAGAGAAGCCGAGCAAGCTGAGTCGTGCGGCGCTGGAGACATTGGCGATTATTGCGTATCGTCAGCCACTGACAAAGGCCGAGGTTGAATTGGTTCGTGGCGTTGATGTTGACGGTGTGCTGAATTCATTACTGACAAAGAAATTGATTCGTGTTGTCGGTCGCAAAGATGTCGCTGGTCGCCCGTGGGTCTATGGGACTACTCCGCAATTCCTCGAACTTTTTGGCCTCAATGACCTGAGTAGCTTACCGCCGTTACCAGCGATTCATGAACCGACGTTGAACCCCTTTAGTGAACAAGATGCCAGTAGAACGTTTACAGAAAATTCTGAGCCGAGCGGGGATCTCCTCACGCCGGACAGCGGAGACATTGATTCAATCGGGACGAGTGCAGGTGAATGGCGAAACGGTCACGCGTCTGGGGACGACAGCGGACCCACGGCGTGA
- a CDS encoding rRNA pseudouridine synthase, with the protein MPVERLQKILSRAGISSRRTAETLIQSGRVQVNGETVTRLGTTADPRRDTILVDRHPLVFPEFQYFIIHKPIGFVSTLKDPEGRPTIRELLRDVQDRVYPVGRLDFNSSGLLLLTNDGALTEQLLHPRYQIPRTYHAKLEGKPTHQALQALRSGVRLDDGVITSPANVRVLRSNEQKVWLEITLREGRNREVRRMCEAVGHHVEKLTRVSFGPLSLEGLPVGAYRSLSTKEVRGLKQIAGKVKNPS; encoded by the coding sequence ATGCCAGTAGAACGTTTACAGAAAATTCTGAGCCGAGCGGGGATCTCCTCACGCCGGACAGCGGAGACATTGATTCAATCGGGACGAGTGCAGGTGAATGGCGAAACGGTCACGCGTCTGGGGACGACAGCGGACCCACGGCGTGACACGATTCTGGTCGATCGCCATCCCCTTGTCTTTCCTGAATTCCAGTATTTTATCATCCATAAACCCATCGGATTTGTCAGCACGCTGAAAGATCCTGAAGGCCGACCAACAATTCGTGAGCTGTTGCGTGATGTACAAGATCGTGTGTATCCGGTCGGGCGACTCGATTTTAATTCGTCTGGATTGTTGTTGCTGACCAATGATGGTGCGTTGACTGAGCAGTTATTGCATCCTCGTTATCAAATTCCCCGGACGTACCACGCCAAGCTAGAAGGGAAGCCAACGCATCAAGCATTACAAGCGCTACGGAGTGGCGTTCGGCTTGATGATGGTGTGATTACCAGTCCAGCCAATGTCCGCGTATTGCGCAGCAATGAACAAAAGGTCTGGTTAGAGATCACGCTGCGAGAAGGACGGAACCGTGAAGTACGGCGGATGTGCGAAGCGGTTGGGCATCATGTCGAAAAACTGACTCGTGTATCATTCGGGCCACTGTCTCTAGAGGGCTTGCCTGTTGGTGCTTATCGGTCGCTTTCGACAAAAGAAGTGCGTGGATTAAAACAAATTGCTGGCAAGGTAAAGAACCCGTCTTGA
- a CDS encoding protein-L-isoaspartate(D-aspartate) O-methyltransferase — protein sequence MNEQEHQWQSARQQMVEEQLRRRDVRDERVLQAMATVPRHLFVPTVLQSQAYDDGPLPIGQEQTISQPYIVAVMTESLRLKGVETVLEIGTGSGYQAAILSLLVKQVYSVEIIPQLAETARQRLASLGYKNVEVIVGDGNKGWPLKSPYEAIIVTAAAPQIPPALLDQLAEGGRMVLPVEVDNEQHLLRLQKVDGKIVRENLGPVRFVPLVSGSKS from the coding sequence ATGAATGAACAAGAACACCAATGGCAAAGTGCTCGTCAACAAATGGTGGAAGAACAACTCCGTCGTAGAGACGTGCGTGACGAACGGGTTCTTCAAGCAATGGCAACCGTTCCCCGCCACTTGTTCGTTCCTACCGTCTTACAATCTCAAGCGTACGACGATGGTCCTTTACCCATTGGTCAAGAACAAACGATCTCGCAACCGTACATCGTTGCAGTAATGACCGAGAGCCTGCGTCTGAAAGGTGTAGAGACGGTATTGGAAATCGGTACCGGTTCGGGGTACCAAGCTGCAATACTGAGTCTCTTGGTGAAACAGGTATACTCCGTTGAGATTATTCCCCAACTCGCTGAGACAGCGCGTCAACGGTTAGCCTCGCTTGGCTACAAAAATGTAGAAGTCATTGTTGGCGACGGAAATAAAGGCTGGCCATTAAAAAGTCCATATGAAGCGATTATTGTCACTGCCGCTGCTCCGCAAATCCCTCCTGCGCTGCTTGATCAATTAGCTGAAGGTGGACGGATGGTCTTACCAGTGGAAGTTGATAACGAGCAACATTTGTTACGCTTGCAAAAAGTCGATGGGAAAATAGTGCGAGAAAACTTGGGACCAGTACGATTTGTTCCGTTGGTTTCTGGCTCCAAGTCGTGA